In Saccharothrix syringae, the following are encoded in one genomic region:
- a CDS encoding YbaB/EbfC family nucleoid-associated protein, whose product MPEDIGASERMLGQWQQSIEQKAQRYQAMAGRVQGMSITESSRDGSVRLTIGSNGILTNLEIAESARDKRMAEVSAEVMRTLQRAQSRIPELLQQVMAETIGTGDETANVLLQEARRNFPDPPADDAPPPPVHRELRFGIEDEEAPPPRRPGPPFAAPPGTPPSAPRRPRHAQDDDDFGSDSYLS is encoded by the coding sequence GTGCCCGAGGACATCGGCGCGTCCGAGCGGATGCTCGGCCAGTGGCAGCAGAGCATCGAGCAGAAGGCCCAGCGCTACCAGGCGATGGCCGGCCGCGTGCAGGGCATGTCCATCACGGAGTCCTCGCGCGACGGCTCGGTGCGGCTCACCATCGGGTCGAACGGCATCCTGACGAACCTGGAGATCGCCGAGTCCGCGCGGGACAAGCGGATGGCCGAGGTGTCGGCCGAGGTGATGCGGACGCTGCAACGCGCGCAGTCGCGCATCCCGGAGCTGTTGCAGCAGGTGATGGCCGAGACCATCGGCACCGGCGACGAGACGGCCAACGTGCTGCTCCAGGAGGCCAGGCGCAACTTCCCGGACCCGCCCGCCGACGACGCGCCGCCGCCCCCGGTCCACCGCGAGCTGCGGTTCGGCATCGAGGACGAGGAGGCGCCGCCGCCGCGCAGGCCCGGTCCCCCGTTCGCGGCGCCACCGGGCACGCCACCGTCCGCGCCGCGCCGGCCGAGGCACGCGCAGGACGACGACGACTTCGGCAGCGATTCCTACCTCTCGTGA
- a CDS encoding RES family NAD+ phosphorylase, producing the protein MSRLPQPPSPAVLQASLRRTEDVVAVHRATRLVRVFAAKGLHPQRWNSFRYTGPLPHARFDTQPPSPDGSLTHAHDQGVLYFGLSVRTSVAEVFQATSVVDRRTRSPFLVVLRPRRTLRLLDLAGLWPTRVGASQEISSGPKHLTQQWARAIRAAHPELDGLWYRSSMDSGAPAVCLWDPPGGTGLPASPDVLLPLEHPGLDLPLARVCDELNYTLLG; encoded by the coding sequence ATGTCACGGCTCCCCCAGCCGCCCTCCCCGGCTGTGCTCCAGGCGAGCCTGCGGCGCACCGAGGACGTGGTGGCGGTGCACCGCGCCACGCGCCTGGTGCGCGTCTTCGCCGCCAAGGGCCTGCACCCGCAGCGCTGGAACAGCTTCCGCTACACCGGCCCGCTGCCGCACGCGCGCTTCGACACCCAGCCGCCCTCCCCGGACGGCTCGCTCACCCACGCCCACGACCAGGGGGTGCTGTACTTCGGCCTGTCCGTGCGCACGTCCGTGGCCGAGGTGTTCCAGGCGACCTCGGTGGTGGACCGGCGCACGCGCAGCCCGTTCCTGGTGGTGCTGCGCCCCCGGCGCACCCTGCGGCTGCTCGACCTGGCGGGCCTGTGGCCGACGCGGGTCGGCGCCTCGCAGGAGATCAGCTCCGGGCCCAAGCACCTGACCCAGCAGTGGGCGCGGGCGATCCGGGCGGCGCACCCCGAGCTGGACGGGCTGTGGTACCGGTCGTCGATGGACTCCGGCGCGCCCGCGGTGTGCCTGTGGGACCCGCCGGGCGGCACCGGCCTGCCCGCCTCGCCGGACGTGCTGCTGCCGCTGGAGCACCCCGGGCTCGACCTGCCCCTGGCACGGGTGTGCGACGAGCTGAACTACACCCTGCTGGGGTGA
- a CDS encoding GNAT family N-acetyltransferase, which yields MQWTVRAARPDDAPEIARINVAAWRHSYRGVVADPVLDRMLPESRLPAWARVLRLPEPSRVFVAVEPGTDRIGAYCAVDEVRATTDAHPDLHTGQLVAIYADPCYHGTGAGHVVHEAGLRHLLDQGFRYAVLWALQDHARGRAFCEAHGWRHDGQVHRGEQRLPEVRYGRFLPVPRRRQARRVL from the coding sequence ATGCAGTGGACCGTGCGGGCCGCCCGGCCCGACGACGCGCCCGAGATCGCCCGGATCAACGTGGCCGCCTGGCGGCACTCGTACCGGGGGGTCGTGGCCGATCCGGTGCTCGACCGGATGCTGCCGGAGAGCAGGCTGCCGGCGTGGGCCCGGGTCCTGCGGCTGCCCGAACCCAGCCGGGTGTTCGTGGCGGTCGAGCCGGGCACCGACCGGATCGGCGCCTACTGCGCGGTCGACGAGGTGCGCGCCACCACCGACGCCCACCCCGACCTGCACACCGGCCAGCTCGTGGCCATCTACGCCGACCCCTGCTACCACGGCACGGGCGCGGGTCACGTGGTGCACGAGGCCGGCCTGCGGCACCTGCTGGACCAGGGGTTCCGGTACGCGGTGCTGTGGGCGCTCCAGGACCACGCGCGCGGCCGGGCGTTCTGCGAGGCCCACGGCTGGCGGCACGACGGGCAGGTGCACCGGGGCGAGCAGCGGCTGCCGGAGGTCCGCTACGGCCGGTTCCTGCCGGTGCCCCGCCGGCGCCAGGCGCGCCGCGTGCTGTGA
- a CDS encoding alpha/beta fold hydrolase, whose product MAPLNRLRGRWSLPALVLVVALVGATVVWTRQGDDPPPVSTRDAVIDVPESPGSAETVQIDTTLYLPERTPAPAVLLPHGFGGSKANVAAQATELAQRGFVVLAWSARGFGRSTGSIALNSLDHEVRDAQKLLDWLATREEVVRDGGGDPRVGVTGGSYGGALALSLAGVDQRVDTIAPVITYNDLAQALLPNSARADDVDASTAAPGAFGEDGVFKRSWAGIFFSAGLSGADATNPGQEASEPGQEDDDQGLGNAAATAAQPPAGSPVDAPPTGPVNGACGRFQADVCAAYTEVATTGKAGPRTLEVLRRASPSSVTGNITQPTLIVQGEQDTLFGLDQADANARQIAANGAKVKVIWYSGGHDGGSPGPELRGRIADWLDHHLRGEGADPGTGFEYTVVGAFRSSGSPSLRDVVAPSYPGLAGAEPVRRVDVPLTGREQVVVNPAGGNPAAVSSLPGLGSVVSRSSALSSRLSLDLPGQSATFLSAPQTAQTLVTGASTVRLRVAAVPGQPVPADGAVLFVKLYDADANGVRVLPGSAVAPVRVANLPADGTPVDVTVTLPGAVRPVEADHRFQLVVSTTDQAYANATEPAAYRVSLASSALSVPVVPGVNATSDVPTGALWGIGIVLIACLIAAVVAWFRRRLSADVDPGLTGVPLVIEGLTKSYPGGLTAVKDLSFRVEHGQVLGLLGPNGAGKTTTLRMLMGLIRPSEGGIRVFGHKVHPGAPVLSRIGSFVEGSGFLPHLSGAANLRLYWEATGRPAEQAHVEEALEIAGLGNAVHRRVRTYSQGMRQRLAIAQAMLGLPDLLVLDEPTNGLDPPQIHQMREVLRRYAAAGRTVLVSSHLLAEVEQTCTHVVVMHKGTLVAAGPVEEIATGGGEASFRVDRPEEAASVLRGLAGVHDVHVDGEQVHASLNGTPRASALQALVAAGVAVDQAGPRRRLEDAFLELVGE is encoded by the coding sequence GTGGCCCCCCTCAACCGCCTCCGCGGCAGGTGGTCGCTCCCCGCGCTGGTCCTGGTCGTCGCCCTGGTGGGCGCCACCGTGGTCTGGACGCGCCAGGGAGACGACCCGCCCCCGGTGAGCACCCGCGACGCGGTGATCGACGTGCCGGAAAGCCCGGGCAGCGCCGAGACCGTGCAGATCGACACCACCCTCTACCTGCCCGAACGCACCCCCGCGCCCGCCGTCCTGCTGCCGCACGGCTTCGGCGGCAGCAAGGCCAACGTCGCCGCCCAGGCGACCGAGCTGGCGCAGCGGGGGTTCGTCGTGCTCGCCTGGTCGGCGCGCGGTTTCGGCCGCAGCACCGGCAGCATCGCGCTGAACTCGCTGGACCACGAGGTCCGCGACGCGCAGAAGCTGCTGGACTGGCTGGCCACCCGCGAGGAGGTGGTGCGCGACGGCGGCGGCGACCCCCGGGTCGGCGTCACCGGCGGCTCGTACGGCGGCGCGCTCGCGCTGTCCCTGGCGGGCGTGGACCAGCGCGTGGACACCATCGCGCCGGTCATCACCTACAACGACCTGGCCCAGGCGCTGCTGCCGAACTCGGCGCGAGCCGACGACGTGGACGCCTCGACCGCGGCGCCCGGCGCGTTCGGCGAGGACGGCGTGTTCAAGCGCTCGTGGGCGGGCATCTTCTTCTCCGCGGGCCTGTCCGGCGCCGACGCGACCAACCCCGGCCAGGAGGCCAGCGAGCCCGGTCAGGAGGACGACGACCAGGGCCTGGGCAACGCCGCCGCGACGGCCGCCCAGCCGCCCGCCGGGTCCCCGGTCGACGCGCCGCCCACCGGTCCGGTCAACGGGGCGTGCGGCCGCTTCCAGGCCGACGTGTGCGCCGCCTACACCGAGGTCGCCACGACCGGCAAGGCCGGCCCGCGGACGTTGGAGGTGCTGCGCCGCGCGTCGCCGTCCTCGGTGACCGGCAACATCACCCAGCCCACCCTGATCGTGCAGGGCGAGCAGGACACCCTGTTCGGCCTCGACCAGGCCGACGCCAACGCCCGCCAGATCGCCGCCAACGGCGCGAAGGTCAAGGTGATCTGGTACTCCGGCGGCCACGACGGCGGCTCACCGGGCCCCGAGCTGCGCGGCCGCATCGCCGACTGGCTGGACCACCACCTGCGCGGCGAGGGCGCCGACCCCGGCACCGGCTTCGAGTACACCGTGGTCGGCGCGTTCCGCAGCAGCGGTTCCCCGTCGCTGCGCGACGTCGTCGCCCCCTCCTACCCGGGCCTGGCCGGCGCCGAACCGGTGCGGCGGGTCGACGTGCCGCTGACCGGGCGCGAGCAGGTCGTGGTGAACCCGGCGGGCGGCAACCCGGCCGCCGTGTCGAGCCTGCCCGGCCTCGGGTCGGTGGTGTCGCGCTCCAGCGCGCTGTCCTCCCGGCTCTCGCTCGACCTGCCCGGCCAGTCCGCGACGTTCCTCAGCGCGCCGCAGACCGCGCAGACGCTGGTCACCGGCGCCTCCACGGTGCGGCTGCGGGTCGCCGCGGTGCCCGGCCAGCCCGTGCCCGCCGACGGCGCGGTGCTGTTCGTCAAGCTCTACGACGCCGACGCGAACGGCGTGCGGGTGCTGCCCGGCTCGGCGGTCGCGCCGGTGCGCGTGGCGAACCTGCCCGCCGACGGCACGCCGGTCGACGTGACCGTGACGCTGCCCGGCGCGGTGCGGCCGGTGGAGGCCGACCACCGGTTCCAGCTGGTGGTGTCGACCACCGACCAGGCGTACGCCAACGCCACCGAGCCCGCCGCCTACCGGGTGTCGCTGGCCTCGTCCGCGCTGTCGGTGCCGGTGGTGCCGGGCGTGAACGCGACCAGCGACGTGCCGACCGGCGCGCTGTGGGGCATCGGGATCGTGCTGATCGCCTGCCTGATCGCCGCCGTGGTCGCCTGGTTCCGGCGGCGGCTGAGCGCCGACGTCGACCCGGGGCTGACCGGCGTGCCGCTGGTGATCGAGGGCCTGACCAAGTCCTACCCCGGCGGCCTGACCGCGGTGAAGGACCTGTCGTTCCGCGTGGAGCACGGCCAGGTGCTGGGCCTGCTCGGGCCGAACGGCGCGGGCAAGACCACGACGCTGCGCATGCTGATGGGCCTGATCCGGCCCAGCGAGGGCGGCATCCGGGTGTTCGGGCACAAGGTGCACCCCGGCGCGCCCGTGCTGTCCCGGATCGGCTCGTTCGTCGAGGGCTCGGGCTTCCTGCCGCACCTGTCCGGCGCCGCCAACCTGCGGCTGTACTGGGAGGCCACCGGCAGGCCCGCGGAGCAGGCGCACGTCGAGGAGGCGCTGGAGATCGCCGGCCTCGGCAACGCCGTGCACCGGCGCGTGCGGACCTACAGCCAGGGCATGCGCCAGCGGCTGGCCATCGCCCAGGCCATGCTCGGCCTGCCGGACCTGCTGGTGCTCGACGAGCCGACCAACGGCCTCGACCCGCCCCAGATCCACCAGATGCGCGAGGTGCTGCGCCGCTACGCCGCGGCGGGGCGCACCGTGCTGGTGTCCTCCCACCTGCTCGCCGAGGTCGAGCAGACGTGCACCCACGTCGTGGTGATGCACAAGGGGACGCTGGTCGCGGCCGGTCCGGTCGAGGAGATCGCGACGGGCGGCGGCGAGGCGAGCTTCCGGGTCGACCGGCCCGAGGAGGCGGCCTCCGTGCTGCGCGGCCTGGCCGGCGTGCACGACGTCCACGTGGACGGCGAGCAGGTCCACGCGAGCCTCAACGGCACGCCGCGGGCGTCGGCGCTGCAGGCCCTGGTGGCCGCGGGCGTGGCCGTGGACCAGGCCGGGCCCCGGCGGCGGTTGGAAGACGCGTTCCTGGAGTTGGTGGGCGAATGA
- a CDS encoding glycosyltransferase 87 family protein: MAVPVRTDKRVVGVWIAVMVAALVVVLFRAARDFGLIDLRVYRVGGRAWLEGVRLYAEGFPKPLEGPALPFTYPPVAAFLFSALAVVPWTAAVLVWTGLGLALLTAVCLATAREVHGAGQRAVLVGLGAAAASLLLEPVRETLDFGQINLVLMGLVALDCLLPRTRWPRGLLIGFAAAVKLTPAIFVLFFLARRQVGPVVTAIASFTGFGLVGLAVAPTDTRQYWLEALLDPARVGGLAYAGNQSLRGVVHRLGLTGFAETAVWGLLSLGVVVLVWLAVARAGDDRVAALLAVAVGGLLVSPVSWSHHWVWVVPGLVYLAHRAKPWAGLLALLFLLGPMWWFPREKDLELGWSWWQQVVGNAYVWAGLAALVVLVRRRR; this comes from the coding sequence GTGGCGGTACCCGTTCGCACGGACAAGCGGGTCGTGGGCGTGTGGATCGCGGTGATGGTCGCCGCGCTCGTCGTGGTGCTGTTCCGCGCCGCGCGCGACTTCGGCCTGATCGACCTGCGGGTCTACCGCGTCGGCGGGCGGGCGTGGCTGGAGGGCGTGCGCCTGTACGCCGAGGGCTTCCCCAAGCCGCTGGAGGGCCCCGCGCTCCCGTTCACCTACCCGCCCGTGGCCGCGTTCCTGTTCAGCGCGCTGGCGGTGGTGCCGTGGACGGCGGCCGTGCTGGTGTGGACCGGCCTGGGGCTGGCGCTGCTCACCGCGGTGTGCCTGGCCACCGCCCGCGAGGTCCACGGCGCCGGTCAGCGGGCCGTGCTGGTCGGGCTCGGCGCGGCCGCGGCGTCGCTGCTGCTCGAACCGGTCCGGGAGACCCTGGACTTCGGCCAGATCAACCTGGTCCTCATGGGCCTGGTCGCGCTCGACTGCCTGTTGCCGAGGACGAGGTGGCCGCGCGGCCTGCTCATCGGCTTCGCCGCCGCCGTCAAGCTGACGCCCGCGATCTTCGTGCTGTTCTTCCTGGCCCGGCGGCAGGTCGGGCCCGTGGTCACCGCGATCGCCTCGTTCACCGGCTTCGGCCTGGTCGGCCTCGCGGTCGCGCCCACCGACACCCGGCAGTACTGGCTGGAGGCGCTGCTCGACCCGGCCCGCGTCGGCGGCCTCGCCTACGCGGGCAACCAGTCGCTGCGCGGCGTGGTGCACCGGCTCGGCCTGACCGGGTTCGCCGAGACCGCGGTGTGGGGCCTGCTCAGCCTGGGCGTGGTGGTGCTGGTGTGGCTGGCCGTGGCGCGCGCCGGCGACGACCGGGTCGCCGCGCTGCTCGCCGTCGCCGTGGGCGGGCTGCTGGTCTCGCCGGTGTCCTGGTCGCACCACTGGGTGTGGGTGGTGCCCGGCCTGGTCTACCTCGCGCACCGCGCGAAACCGTGGGCCGGGCTGCTCGCGCTGCTGTTCCTGCTCGGGCCCATGTGGTGGTTCCCCCGCGAGAAGGACCTGGAGCTGGGCTGGAGCTGGTGGCAGCAGGTCGTCGGCAACGCCTACGTGTGGGCGGGCCTGGCCGCGCTGGTGGTGCTGGTCAGGCGCCGCCGGTGA
- a CDS encoding TerC family protein, with amino-acid sequence MSVPVWLWLATIAGLLVLLAIDLFIVDRKPHEVTIGEAGRWVAFYIAVAVAFGLGIWFWAGGTPAGEFFAGYITEYSLSVDNLFIFLIIMTTFKVPAIHQHKVLLIGILMALVMRGIFIAVGAAVIAQFSWVFYLFGAFLIYTGYKLAFTNHDDEEEEYKENAATRIVRRIYPVADRYHDGKSFVKIDGKRFVTPMFIVIVAIGTTDLLFALDSIPAIFGLTKEPFLVFSANAFALMGLRQLYFLLGGLLNKLVYLSIGLSVILGFIGVKLILEALHTNSLPFLNGGEPLHVPTVGIGLSLSVIVGVLLITTVASLIKVKRHPEAAKHVGAPEADPVK; translated from the coding sequence ATGTCTGTTCCCGTGTGGCTGTGGCTCGCCACGATCGCAGGACTGCTGGTCCTGCTGGCGATCGACCTCTTCATCGTCGACCGCAAACCGCACGAGGTGACCATCGGCGAAGCCGGTCGGTGGGTCGCCTTCTACATCGCGGTCGCGGTCGCGTTCGGCCTGGGCATCTGGTTCTGGGCCGGTGGCACGCCGGCGGGCGAGTTCTTCGCCGGCTACATCACCGAGTACTCGCTCAGCGTGGACAACCTGTTCATCTTCCTGATCATCATGACCACCTTCAAGGTGCCCGCGATCCACCAGCACAAGGTGCTGCTGATCGGCATCCTGATGGCGCTGGTCATGCGCGGCATCTTCATCGCCGTCGGCGCGGCGGTGATCGCGCAGTTCAGCTGGGTGTTCTACCTGTTCGGCGCGTTCCTCATCTACACCGGCTACAAGCTGGCGTTCACCAACCACGACGACGAGGAGGAGGAGTACAAGGAGAACGCGGCGACCAGGATCGTCCGCAGGATCTACCCGGTGGCCGACCGGTACCACGACGGCAAGTCGTTCGTGAAGATCGACGGCAAGCGGTTCGTCACGCCGATGTTCATCGTCATCGTCGCCATCGGCACCACCGACCTGCTGTTCGCCCTCGACTCGATCCCGGCGATCTTCGGCCTGACCAAGGAGCCGTTCCTGGTCTTCAGCGCCAACGCCTTCGCCCTGATGGGCCTGCGGCAGCTGTACTTCCTGCTCGGCGGCCTGCTCAACAAGCTGGTCTACCTGTCGATCGGCCTGTCGGTGATCCTCGGCTTCATCGGCGTGAAGCTGATCCTGGAGGCCCTGCACACCAACTCCCTGCCGTTCCTCAACGGCGGCGAGCCGCTGCACGTGCCGACCGTGGGCATCGGGCTGTCGCTGTCGGTGATCGTCGGCGTGCTGCTCATCACCACGGTGGCGAGCCTGATCAAGGTCAAGCGGCACCCCGAGGCCGCCAAGCACGTGGGCGCGCCCGAGGCCGACCCGGTCAAGTGA
- a CDS encoding nucleotidyl cyclase domain-containing protein, giving the protein MKLDTMPPLDGLVYRLVVAVDVEGYSKLDALDQSLVQSRLGEVLDLAAHDAGLDRSHWYRQVRGDGELAVLPADADTAWVVAHLTERLAANLADLRRAGTPLRMRVAMHCGTLTAGRFGLVGDAPIVTCRLLDAGAARRELAAASTDLVLVISERLFDDVVRTRFHDLDPTRFRATRFRAKGTWYSGYLCPGPPRRG; this is encoded by the coding sequence GTGAAGCTGGACACCATGCCCCCGCTCGACGGCCTGGTCTACCGCCTCGTGGTGGCCGTGGACGTCGAGGGATACAGCAAGCTCGACGCACTGGACCAGTCCCTGGTGCAGTCGAGGCTCGGCGAGGTGCTCGACCTCGCCGCCCACGACGCCGGGCTGGACCGCTCCCACTGGTACCGGCAGGTCCGCGGGGACGGTGAGCTGGCCGTGCTCCCGGCCGACGCCGACACCGCCTGGGTGGTCGCCCACCTCACCGAGCGGCTGGCCGCCAACCTCGCCGACCTGCGCCGCGCGGGCACCCCGCTGCGCATGAGGGTCGCCATGCACTGCGGCACCCTCACCGCGGGCAGGTTCGGCCTGGTCGGGGACGCCCCCATCGTCACCTGCCGGCTCCTCGACGCCGGGGCCGCCCGGCGGGAGCTGGCCGCCGCGTCGACCGACCTGGTGCTGGTGATCTCGGAGCGGCTGTTCGACGACGTGGTCCGCACCCGCTTCCACGACCTGGACCCGACCCGGTTCCGCGCCACCCGGTTCCGGGCCAAGGGGACCTGGTACTCGGGCTACCTCTGCCCCGGTCCACCCAGGCGCGGTTGA
- a CDS encoding Crp/Fnr family transcriptional regulator: MAIPSGWPAGTYLDTLSPAGRTALLGLGAPRAFRRGEVMMRESEDSEHVVLLLQALVKVTQALDNGRVALLNIKVGGDLVGEMAFLSGEPRSATVTACVDTRARVVPAQRFRDYLAEFPEADRALTRMIVNTLRWNQQRRVDFNGYSASVRLARVLDHLADAYGNPGPGGVSLRLGLTQGELGSLVGVEEDTARRELRALRDRGVISMGYRAITVVDRAVLRGMAS; the protein is encoded by the coding sequence ATGGCGATCCCATCGGGCTGGCCCGCAGGCACCTACCTGGACACGCTCTCACCCGCCGGCCGCACCGCGCTGCTCGGGCTCGGTGCGCCCAGGGCGTTCCGGCGCGGTGAGGTGATGATGCGCGAGTCCGAGGACTCCGAGCACGTCGTCCTGCTGCTGCAGGCGCTGGTGAAGGTGACCCAGGCGCTGGACAACGGGCGGGTCGCGCTGCTGAACATCAAGGTCGGCGGCGACCTGGTCGGCGAGATGGCGTTCCTGAGCGGGGAACCGCGCTCGGCGACGGTCACCGCGTGCGTGGACACCAGGGCGCGGGTGGTGCCGGCGCAGCGGTTCCGGGACTACCTGGCCGAGTTCCCCGAGGCCGACCGCGCCCTGACCCGGATGATCGTGAACACGCTGCGGTGGAACCAGCAGCGGCGGGTCGACTTCAACGGGTACTCGGCGTCGGTGCGGCTGGCCCGGGTGCTGGACCACCTCGCGGACGCCTACGGGAACCCCGGTCCCGGCGGGGTCAGCCTGCGGCTCGGGTTGACGCAGGGGGAGCTGGGGTCGCTGGTGGGGGTGGAGGAGGACACCGCGCGGCGCGAGCTGCGGGCGCTGCGGGATCGCGGGGTGATCAGCATGGGGTACCGGGCGATCACGGTGGTGGACCGGGCCGTGCTGCGCGGGATGGCCTCCTGA
- a CDS encoding type VII secretion target → MAGFEIVAETLEAHGKRLADLGGRLQGAVDAARTVSMPTDAYGIICQPFRMMLDPVEQWGMDALQGAVEAMEAAEKAVKNTVDQYREMEDAVRDSFKSGD, encoded by the coding sequence ATGGCGGGCTTCGAGATCGTCGCGGAGACGCTGGAGGCGCACGGCAAGCGGCTGGCCGACCTCGGCGGCCGCCTCCAGGGGGCGGTGGACGCGGCGCGGACGGTCAGCATGCCGACCGACGCGTACGGGATCATCTGCCAGCCGTTCCGGATGATGCTCGACCCGGTCGAGCAGTGGGGGATGGACGCGCTGCAGGGCGCGGTGGAGGCCATGGAGGCGGCCGAGAAGGCCGTCAAGAACACCGTGGACCAGTACCGCGAGATGGAGGACGCCGTCCGGGACAGCTTCAAGTCCGGCGACTGA
- a CDS encoding S9 family peptidase: MRPDDLQQLTVPGSLAVRGDLVLVNTTTPDVTANAYRGGLHRVPLDGGGARRWTWAERDLAPRISPDGRWVAFLRVAERGKPPQVHVMPADGGEARKLTDLRLGAGVPVWAPDSRRLAFTSRVPEAGRYGEPLAGEDEAPKPDAEAPRHITRLDYRVDDVGFTGDRHARLFTVDALDPAASPVQLTDGSFSAADPTWTADGEHLVFVADRDLGRVETLHSDLYRVPAAGGEPTLLVRSAGSAFCPVALPDGGVVFFGTEATGVHAVARNHGLWRFDGTDLVRLTDTETVDCEKGAGAPVPTASGVLVAVRNRGAVELRRVPLDADGARLVDLELLAGERAEVKSFAADGDVVVAVVTTPDNTGEVVLVGSGPLTDFGSAVPLRPAVELTGESADGYPVHGWLVLPEGEGPHPVVLAVHGGPFMYHGWGFFDEAQVYAAAGYAVVLPNPRGSAGYGQAHGQAVIGRFGTVDVDDVLAVLDVALARPDLDAERVGVMGGSYGGFMTTWLAAHHGERFRAAWSERAVNAWDSFSGSSDIGWFFTEAYCGPDPEAHRAMSPLTYAEKISMPFMVAHSEHDWRCPLEQAQRLFVALRRNGVEAEMLVFPGEGHELTRTGKPRHRAQRFDHVLSWWARHLA; this comes from the coding sequence GTGCGCCCCGATGACTTGCAGCAGCTGACCGTGCCCGGCTCCCTCGCGGTGCGCGGCGACCTCGTCCTGGTCAACACGACCACCCCGGACGTCACCGCGAACGCCTACCGCGGCGGGCTGCACCGCGTGCCGCTGGACGGCGGCGGGGCGCGGCGCTGGACGTGGGCGGAGCGCGACCTGGCCCCCCGGATCTCCCCGGACGGGCGCTGGGTCGCGTTCCTGCGCGTCGCCGAGCGCGGCAAGCCGCCGCAGGTGCACGTCATGCCCGCCGACGGCGGCGAGGCGCGCAAGCTCACCGACCTGCGGCTGGGCGCCGGCGTGCCGGTGTGGGCGCCGGACTCGCGGCGGCTCGCGTTCACCTCGCGGGTGCCCGAGGCCGGCCGCTACGGCGAGCCCCTGGCGGGCGAGGACGAGGCGCCGAAGCCGGACGCCGAGGCGCCGCGCCACATCACCCGGCTCGACTACCGGGTCGACGACGTCGGCTTCACCGGCGACCGGCACGCGCGGCTGTTCACCGTCGACGCGCTGGACCCCGCCGCCTCGCCGGTGCAGCTGACCGACGGCTCGTTCAGCGCGGCCGACCCGACCTGGACCGCCGACGGCGAGCACCTGGTGTTCGTGGCCGACCGCGACCTCGGCCGGGTCGAGACCCTGCACAGCGACCTGTACCGGGTGCCCGCCGCCGGCGGCGAGCCGACCCTGCTGGTCCGCTCGGCCGGCTCGGCGTTCTGCCCGGTCGCCCTGCCCGACGGCGGCGTGGTGTTCTTCGGCACCGAGGCCACCGGCGTGCACGCCGTCGCCCGCAACCACGGCCTGTGGCGGTTCGACGGCACCGACCTGGTGCGCCTGACCGACACCGAGACCGTGGACTGCGAGAAGGGCGCGGGCGCGCCCGTGCCGACCGCCTCCGGCGTGCTCGTCGCGGTCCGCAACCGGGGCGCGGTCGAGCTGCGCCGCGTGCCGCTCGACGCCGACGGCGCCCGCCTGGTCGACCTGGAGCTGCTGGCCGGCGAGCGCGCCGAGGTCAAGTCCTTCGCCGCCGACGGCGACGTGGTCGTCGCCGTGGTGACCACCCCGGACAACACCGGCGAGGTCGTGCTGGTGGGCAGCGGCCCGCTGACCGACTTCGGCTCCGCCGTGCCGCTGCGCCCCGCGGTCGAGCTGACCGGCGAGTCCGCCGACGGCTACCCGGTGCACGGCTGGCTCGTGCTGCCCGAGGGCGAGGGCCCGCACCCGGTGGTGCTGGCCGTGCACGGCGGCCCGTTCATGTACCACGGCTGGGGCTTCTTCGACGAGGCCCAGGTCTACGCGGCGGCCGGCTACGCGGTCGTGCTGCCCAACCCGCGCGGCTCCGCCGGCTACGGCCAGGCGCACGGCCAGGCCGTCATCGGGCGTTTCGGCACGGTCGACGTGGACGACGTCCTCGCGGTGCTCGACGTCGCGCTGGCGCGGCCCGACCTCGACGCCGAGCGCGTCGGCGTGATGGGCGGCTCCTACGGCGGCTTCATGACCACCTGGCTGGCCGCGCACCACGGCGAGCGGTTCCGCGCGGCGTGGAGCGAGCGCGCGGTCAACGCGTGGGACTCGTTCTCCGGGTCCTCCGACATCGGCTGGTTCTTCACCGAGGCGTACTGCGGGCCCGACCCGGAGGCGCACCGCGCCATGAGCCCGCTGACCTACGCCGAGAAGATCTCCATGCCGTTCATGGTGGCGCACTCCGAGCACGACTGGCGGTGCCCGCTGGAGCAGGCGCAGCGCCTGTTCGTGGCCCTGCGGCGCAACGGGGTGGAGGCCGAGATGCTGGTCTTCCCGGGCGAGGGCCACGAGCTGACCCGGACCGGCAAGCCGCGCCACCGGGCGCAGCGGTTCGACCACGTGCTCTCGTGGTGGGCACGCCACTTGGCCTGA